One Myxococcus stipitatus DNA segment encodes these proteins:
- the ftsE gene encoding cell division ATP-binding protein FtsE codes for MIQFFHVYKAYPGDPPVLSDINLSVEKGEFVFLTGPSGAGKTTLLKLIFCAEKATKGQILVGGRNIARIRESAVPYLRRNIGVVFQDFKLLPHRTVEDNVSFTLDVLGVPRAQARDKVHRMLKLVGLEHKADSFPLRLSGGEQQRVVIARALVNDPTILLADEPTGNLDPALTVEIMDLLTQVNVRGTTVVVATHDATLLSRYQKRTVRLERGQIVSDEDGVKAARRMVV; via the coding sequence ATGATTCAATTCTTCCACGTCTACAAGGCGTATCCCGGCGATCCGCCGGTGCTCTCGGACATCAACCTCAGCGTGGAGAAGGGCGAGTTCGTCTTTCTCACCGGCCCTTCCGGCGCGGGGAAGACGACGCTGCTCAAGCTCATCTTCTGCGCGGAGAAGGCCACCAAGGGGCAGATTCTGGTGGGGGGGCGCAACATCGCCCGCATCCGCGAGTCCGCCGTGCCCTACCTGCGGCGCAACATCGGCGTGGTGTTCCAGGACTTCAAGCTGCTGCCGCACCGGACGGTGGAGGACAACGTGTCCTTCACGCTGGACGTGCTGGGGGTGCCCCGGGCGCAGGCGCGCGACAAGGTGCACCGGATGCTCAAGCTGGTGGGGCTGGAGCACAAGGCGGATTCGTTCCCGCTGCGGCTGTCGGGTGGAGAGCAGCAGCGCGTCGTCATCGCGCGCGCGCTCGTCAACGACCCGACCATCCTCCTGGCGGACGAGCCCACCGGCAACCTGGACCCGGCGCTCACCGTCGAAATCATGGACCTGCTCACGCAGGTGAACGTGCGCGGCACCACGGTGGTGGTGGCCACGCACGACGCCACGCTGCTGTCGCGCTACCAGAAGCGCACCGTGCGGCTGGAGCGCGGGCAGATCGTCTCCGACGAGGACGGCGTCAAGGCGGCGCGGCGGATGGTGGTATGA